A single Microbacterium protaetiae DNA region contains:
- a CDS encoding alpha/beta fold hydrolase yields MDVILVPGLWLDASSWGAVIPALERAGHTAHALTMPGIGAAAAESSHVRLDDWVATVVAEIDKCSAPVALVGHSGGGNVVWAAADARTTHVSHVVFIDTVPPASGFGISEFPSRDGVVPFPGWDFFDGADIEDVDEATRRAVRVGSVPMRVPTDAVELNDPARHGIPVTLLSGRQDEVELRNELAHWGPWEDEFNAIHDVEVVHLNTGHWPQLSQPDVLAAAIVKSLAA; encoded by the coding sequence ATGGATGTGATCCTCGTTCCGGGGCTGTGGCTGGACGCATCGTCGTGGGGTGCGGTGATTCCCGCCCTCGAGCGAGCCGGGCACACGGCCCACGCGCTGACGATGCCGGGTATCGGGGCAGCCGCGGCCGAGTCCTCCCATGTGCGCTTGGACGACTGGGTGGCCACGGTGGTCGCCGAGATCGACAAATGCTCCGCGCCCGTTGCCCTGGTCGGCCACTCCGGCGGCGGAAACGTCGTCTGGGCGGCCGCTGACGCGCGCACCACGCACGTGTCACATGTCGTCTTCATCGACACCGTGCCCCCGGCATCCGGTTTCGGCATTTCAGAGTTCCCCTCGCGCGACGGTGTGGTGCCCTTCCCCGGCTGGGATTTCTTCGACGGCGCCGATATCGAAGACGTGGACGAGGCGACCCGGCGGGCGGTGCGCGTGGGGTCGGTTCCCATGCGCGTGCCCACCGATGCGGTCGAGCTGAACGATCCGGCGCGACACGGCATACCAGTGACCCTGCTGTCGGGACGACAAGACGAGGTCGAGCTGCGCAACGAGCTCGCGCACTGGGGGCCGTGGGAAGACGAGTTCAATGCCATCCACGATGTCGAGGTGGTGCATCTGAACACCGGCCACTGGCCGCAGCTGTCGCAGCCCGACGTGTTGGCGGCGGCGATAGTGAAGTCGCTGGCCGCGTGA
- the serB gene encoding phosphoserine phosphatase SerB, with protein sequence MPARLLVVLDADSTLIRNEVIELIADEVGRGAEVAAATEAAMRGEVDFSASLRSRVEALAGVPVAAFARVLARIEPTPGVGALIDAVHERGGVVGVVSGGFHEILDTLAPRLGVDVWRANRLEVADGVLTGRVEGTIVDAAGKAAALREWAFAHDVPLTQTIAIGDGANDLQMMAAAALGIAFNAKPAVRAQADLVIGPVDLAQVVPLLP encoded by the coding sequence GTGCCCGCGCGTCTGCTCGTCGTCCTCGATGCCGATTCCACCCTCATCCGCAACGAGGTGATCGAGCTCATCGCCGACGAGGTGGGGCGCGGCGCAGAGGTGGCAGCGGCCACCGAGGCCGCCATGCGCGGCGAAGTGGATTTCTCCGCGAGCCTGCGCTCGCGCGTCGAAGCCCTCGCCGGGGTGCCGGTGGCAGCGTTCGCCCGCGTGCTGGCACGCATCGAACCGACGCCGGGCGTAGGGGCGCTGATCGATGCGGTGCACGAGCGCGGCGGTGTGGTCGGGGTGGTCTCGGGGGGATTCCACGAGATCCTCGACACTCTCGCGCCGCGACTGGGCGTGGACGTGTGGCGGGCGAACCGTCTCGAGGTCGCCGACGGCGTGCTCACTGGTCGTGTCGAGGGGACGATAGTGGATGCCGCGGGCAAGGCGGCGGCGCTGCGGGAATGGGCTTTCGCCCACGACGTGCCGTTGACGCAGACCATCGCGATCGGCGACGGCGCGAACGACCTGCAGATGATGGCGGCCGCCGCCCTCGGGATCGCGTTCAATGCGAAGCCCGCCGTGCGTGCGCAGGCCGACCTGGTGATCGGCCCGGTCGATCTCGCTCAGGTCGTTCCGCTGCTGCCCTAG
- a CDS encoding helix-turn-helix transcriptional regulator, which translates to MRNDLRERRAAAGLSQERLADLVGVSRQTIISIERDRFDPSLDLAFRIAATFDVRIEEVFFPSPAA; encoded by the coding sequence ATGCGCAACGATCTGCGTGAGCGTCGCGCGGCGGCCGGCCTCTCCCAGGAGCGCCTAGCAGACCTCGTCGGCGTCTCGCGGCAGACCATCATCTCTATCGAGCGAGACCGGTTCGATCCCAGCCTTGATCTTGCGTTCCGCATCGCTGCAACGTTCGACGTGCGGATCGAGGAGGTCTTCTTTCCCTCGCCCGCCGCGTAG
- a CDS encoding HAD-IA family hydrolase encodes MTSKPWILFDIGGVLELADDGVWQKRFSQSLRARSGLDDETFGARVDAADLPRADIESGVESEYWRRLGDALGFDDDTRAAVSAEFWDSYCGVANAELQAYARALPVHVGRAALSNSMDGAREQEERRFGYSRLVNPICYSHEIGAAKPDPTAYAAALSAMDADASDVLFIDDHQVSIDGAAAAGIRGILHSDNATTIAAIESFLATRS; translated from the coding sequence ATGACATCGAAGCCCTGGATTCTGTTCGACATCGGCGGCGTGCTGGAGCTCGCCGATGACGGCGTGTGGCAGAAGCGCTTCTCGCAGAGTCTGCGTGCGCGCTCAGGACTGGACGACGAGACGTTCGGTGCGCGCGTCGATGCCGCCGATCTCCCCCGCGCCGACATCGAGTCGGGTGTGGAGTCCGAGTACTGGCGCCGCCTCGGCGACGCGCTTGGCTTCGATGACGACACCAGAGCCGCCGTCTCTGCCGAATTCTGGGACTCATACTGCGGAGTGGCGAACGCAGAGCTCCAGGCCTATGCGAGAGCCCTTCCCGTGCACGTCGGACGTGCGGCCCTGTCCAACTCGATGGACGGCGCGCGGGAACAGGAAGAGCGCCGCTTCGGGTACTCCCGCCTCGTGAACCCGATCTGCTACAGCCACGAGATCGGTGCGGCCAAGCCCGATCCCACTGCGTACGCTGCTGCGCTGTCGGCGATGGACGCCGATGCGAGCGATGTCCTGTTCATCGACGATCATCAGGTCTCGATCGACGGAGCTGCGGCCGCCGGTATCCGCGGCATCCTGCACAGCGACAACGCGACCACCATTGCGGCGATCGAGAGCTTCCTCGCGACGCGCTCTTAG